The DNA segment CACATTTAAACAGTGATTTCGTCGACTTTTAAGATTGGCATATCACAAAACGTATTGTCTTTTAAGGACTGGttagtaatagttatttatgcaacgagtttctgtgtaaattgggcttttctaattgtccgagggacaagattaaaacacgagcgtGGCGAGGGTTGtaaggcctcgagggcaattagaaaagcccaatttacccagaaacgagttgcatacaaaaatttattatttaaaacaacgtccctgaagcttccaaatcttttaaaaatggtttcgcatttgcttttgacagttttgacacatttttcaagacctgtcagaaatgtgaCGTTGAATtagttgtctagggcaacggttcgttatTTGCGCATTTTGCTTTAGAgcagttaagaggcagtttacaaaagagaaaaatgagaatttatgacagttgaaaacaataatagttatttatgcaactaggttctgtgtaaatcaggcttttctaattgcccgagaggCCAGATTGAAGAAATACGAGCGTAGCGAAgattttaaggcctcgagggcaattagaaaagcccaatttgcacagaaacatttgcttttgacagttttgacaaatttttcaagaaatgttactttgaatgtgttgtctagagcaacggttggttatctgctatttttttgttttagagcagttaggaggtagtttacaaaggagaaaaatgataatttatgacagttgaaaacaataaaagatattttatttgttgaaaaGGAAATATATATTTCAATACACAGACATGTACATGTTTAGTTTGCTTGTTGAGGGAAGAACCAGCCGTGTATACATTTGGGTGCAGGACCAGGAGTCTTGAATTCGACTCTGCCAACTTCCTTCATGGTCCTGGCGTCAAGGACAAGCAGTCCGACTCGATTTGAGTCATTTTTACCCCACACCAATACTGCCAAGACAATCCCATCATCCTCAAACTAATATACTTTTAATAAAAGGaatgaattaattttgtaGCAATTAACTTGACAATCAGGACTAGGTACGAATATTGGTTCGCTGGGAAAACAATTCTTTTCGTACCAAATTCTTCTCGTTTTTGTAACAGTATCAACTTTTATAATGGCGCCGGGAGTATTTGAATCAATGTCGGTACCAAttgcataaaaatatttgtactcCTTTCCTAGAAAACAATTACAACAGTAGCGGCCAGATAGTACCAACTAGCAAACTAGCTGTACCTAGATAGTTGTCGTAATTTATTCTGGGAGTTTCACAACTTAAATCTGACAGAGCTTCAGGCTTCACGAATATCTCTCCATTAGGGAGATAACAAGCTTCGGCTTTTGTCCCTTGCAGTTGTATTAAACTGTCACAAGTCCTGTCAGGTTTCAAGGGAAGCACGAAGCGAACAGGTTTCGACTTGAACGCACTTGCGTAGTCTGGGTTTTGTTGCATGTCCTGCATAAACATGAATTAAGATGGAGTGGCACGAAGATTATTGTGTAAACACCTTCATGGCTTTAATGTACATGCAGTTGACTATGTCACCGTCAGGGTAAGAGCAGATGTCAACAATCACGTGATCACAAAATTCGTACTGGTTGATAATGTGGAAATAAAATAGTGCCTCGGAGAAGAACTTGTGAACCAATTGGCCAGTTTGTCgacttattaaatttattcgtGTCTGCAATAGTTGAGTGATTAAGGCGAATTCAACTGAAGGAACATTTACAGTTTCGTTTTGGTACCACTTGAAGCAAGTCATTAAAGGgtcattttttagttttgctGCCACCATGCCAGTCAACGAGATATTCAAAGGTTGTTCGATTATTAGGAAAAATTGATCGGTAATTCCTACGAAATAAATTAGGTACCAAAAATAATCTAGGTGCGGATTTACGTACCAAAAGTGTGCATATAAGAAGGATGCAAGGGCCATCTGGCAGGAATTTGGCCAACTATAGTGGCCTGTTCGAACATGCTTGAGCTTGAGAGGGCAGAACCTTGGAACCGTTTAGATTATTTCAAGTGGTCCAAGCTTTCTTCAGTCACTTACCTACAGGAAACTTGACAATTGAGTGATATGGACCGCTGGGATATAGCGATAGTGCCAGATTGTAGACAGTTCCTGAAATGtctcaaaaatcattgaaaccaaattaaaaagaaattaccaTCTGACATGATATGAGGGTGTGCCGTCTGGTGTACTATTATAGGGACATAATCATTAACGGAAACCCTCCCTTCTGTATCAAGAGTTTCCGGATTAACCCGATGAATAACCGGATTTTCTGTCAATGCGTAGATTTCATCCCCGAAAGGAAATATAGAAGTCAATGAATTATCTGCTGGCTCAAGTTTCGGATCAAAAACAGCCGCCACTCTACAACCACGACATCTACATACTGAAACACGAAATTTACAATTACCGGTGGAATATGGTACGACACGGTTCTGGAACTCCTCTGGTTCCAAAGTTGGTAACGACTATTCTGTTGGCAGCTCGATTGCGTTTCAGTTCTTCCGATTGAAGAAATCTACACTGATAAGTCACATTTCCATCGCTTATTCGAAATCTGAAAGTGGACGGATGAAGATTATGTACAAAAACGATACAGAATCGCGATTTTGGTAATTACCTGTGCAGTAGAGCTGAACCATCGAATGCGTGTTCGAAGGAATCGTTGCCCACTTTGATAGCCCCGGGACCGTTACGAAACAGAGAACCATTCAGCCACGAAGGGATGGTACCCGTGGTGGTACCCTTGATGGGTTCAGTAATCTCTTGCTCGCACGTACGCAACCACACGTCTATGTCATAATTCGGGTAGTAATTTGTCGTGGAGTTAGCCTAAAAGCAAGTGTTATAGtggcaaattaatttgtaccATCGGTATCAAACCATCGGAGAGCGATG comes from the Tenebrio molitor chromosome 9, icTenMoli1.1, whole genome shotgun sequence genome and includes:
- the LOC138138763 gene encoding carotenoid isomerooxygenase-like; this encodes MANSTTNYYPNYDIDVWLRTCEQEITEPIKGTTTGTIPSWLNGSLFRNGPGAIKVGNDSFEHAFDGSALLHRFRISDGNVTYQCRFLQSEELKRNRAANRIVVTNFGTRGVPEPCRTIFHRVAAVFDPKLEPADNSLTSIFPFGDEIYALTENPVIHRVNPETLDTEGRVSVNDYVPIIVHQTAHPHIMSDGTVYNLALSLYPSGPYHSIVKFPVGSALSSSSMFEQATIVGQIPARWPLHPSYMHTFGITDQFFLIIEQPLNISLTGMVAAKLKNDPLMTCFKWYQNETTRINLISRQTGQLVHKFFSEALFYFHIINQYEFCDHVIVDICSYPDGDIVNCMYIKAMKDMQQNPDYASAFKSKPVRFVLPLKPDRTCDSLIQLQGTKAEACYLPNGEIFVKPEALSDLSCETPRINYDNYLGKEYKYFYAIGTDIDSNTPGAIIKVDTVTKTRRIWYEKNCFPSEPIFVPSPDCQFEDDGIVLAVLVWGKNDSNRVGLLVLDARTMKEVGRVEFKTPGPAPKCIHGWFFPQQAN